The genomic DNA GGGAGCGGCAGTAACTTGGCTAATGAGCAGGAAACAATTGACCCCCAGCAGCATTTTCAGGAGTTCTTCAAGAAAGAAAAGTATCGCCAGCGCATCAGCCAGTTAGCCATCTCAGGTAAAGGCAGCTTAAGTATTGATTTTGAGGACCTCTACGGGTTTGACCCCGAACTTACCGAGTTACTCCTAAACAAGCCAGAAGAATACCTGCAACACGCTGGAAAAGGAGCATACGAACAACTACGCATTGAAGATGCTGAATACGCAGAGAAGATTGAGAAAATAATTGTCCGCGTCTTCGCATTGCTGGGCAAAGAGCAGTTGCGTAGGCTTGGCGCTAAACAGATGGCTAAGCTGGTGATGGTTGAAGGCATCGTTGTCCGCGCCACACCCGTGCGCCCAATGGTTCAAATCGCAGCTTTCAAATGCAAACGATGCGGCACAGTAAACCACATTGAACAAACAGGACAATTCCTTAAAGCACCAGCTATTTGTGGGGCGCCTGACTGTGGCAGAGATGGCCCTTTTGAGTTTGTTCAGGAAGAATCCAGATTTATTGATTCACAGGATTTGAGGTTACAGGAAAAACCAGAGGATTTGCCGCCTGGACAGTTACCAAGAACATTAGCGGTTAAACTGATTGGCGACGAAATCGTTGATTTAGCAAGACCAGGAGACCACGTTTCAATCGTGGGCATTGTCCGAGCTTTTGCACCATCACTAATGGGGATGGGAAAACTTCGCACATTCATTCTTCAACTTGACGCCAACTCTATCGAACTCCTTGGCAAAGAACCTGAATCCTCACCGCCGACGCCAGAGGAAGAAGCAAAAATCTTAGAGTTATCCAGAGACCCAGAAGTTCACAAGAAAATCATGCGTTCCATAGCACCATCCATTTTCGGCAACGAACATCTCAAAGAAGCCGTAATGTACCTGCTCTTTGGCGGAGTCTCAAGAAGTCTGCCAGACGTAAACATCAGAGGCGAAATGAACGCGCTCATCATCGGTGACCCAGGCACAGCCAAATCTCAAATGCTCCAGTACGTTTCCCGCATCGCACCCAGAGGCTTATACACTTCAGGCAGAGGAACAACCGCTGCGGGTTTAACTGCTGCTGTGGTACGTGAAAAAGGAGGCTCAATGTCACTAGAAGCAGGCGCGTTAGTGCTTGCAGACAAGGGAATCGCCTGTATTGACGAAATGGACAAGATGCGCCCTGAAGACCGCG from Candidatus Bathyarchaeota archaeon includes the following:
- a CDS encoding minichromosome maintenance protein MCM, yielding MANEQETIDPQQHFQEFFKKEKYRQRISQLAISGKGSLSIDFEDLYGFDPELTELLLNKPEEYLQHAGKGAYEQLRIEDAEYAEKIEKIIVRVFALLGKEQLRRLGAKQMAKLVMVEGIVVRATPVRPMVQIAAFKCKRCGTVNHIEQTGQFLKAPAICGAPDCGRDGPFEFVQEESRFIDSQDLRLQEKPEDLPPGQLPRTLAVKLIGDEIVDLARPGDHVSIVGIVRAFAPSLMGMGKLRTFILQLDANSIELLGKEPESSPPTPEEEAKILELSRDPEVHKKIMRSIAPSIFGNEHLKEAVMYLLFGGVSRSLPDVNIRGEMNALIIGDPGTAKSQMLQYVSRIAPRGLYTSGRGTTAAGLTAAVVREKGGSMSLEAGALVLADKGIACIDEMDKMRPEDRVAIHEAMEQHTVSVAKGGIVATLNARTAVLAAANPSLGRYEPNRTVAENISLPVTILSRFDLIFVLRDVPNKDSDSKMSRHILEIHRKGISPVEAQVDVDLLKKYVSYAKGVRPELSNEALNKLSEFYLAMRSASESEGSPVAITARQLESLVRIAEARARVALRKEVSAADAEAAIAIMKRSLEEVGIDLSSYKVDIDIIMTGRPKSIRDRLSIVLSTLMDMERVTGIVERDAFVEELETKHKISKAETERMLSQLLREGTIYEPREGCLKKT